The Blattabacterium sp. (Blatta orientalis) str. Tarazona genome contains the following window.
TAACAAGGGGTCCCTCCACCAACAGAAAGAATATATTTTTGATGTGTTTTTAAAAATTTTTTAACCATTAAATGTTCTATTTCTCTAAAATTATTTTCTCCTTTTTTTTGAAAAATATTATAAATAGAATCCTTTTGGTCCTTTACAAGGATAGCATCTAAATCATAGAAATCCAATTTTAATTCTCTAGATAAAATTTTTCCTATAGAAGTTTTTCCACTTCCCATATATCCGATTAGAGTAATTTTCATAAAAACACAAAATTTATTGTAGTATATTTGCTCACAAGAAATTATGAAGACCTGGTAGCTCAGCTGGTAGAGCATTACACTTTTAATGTAAGGGTCCTGGGTTCGAATCCCAGTCAGGTCATTTTTTCTATTTTTAATTTATTTCAATTTCTAATACAGTTGGGCAATGATCTGAATATGGTATTTCAGGTAATAGATAAGCTTTATTCATCTTATTTTTTAAAGATCTACTCACCATAGCATAATCAATTCTCCAACCTTTATTATTCTTTTTTGCATTAGAATAATAACTCCACCAACTATAATGATTAGCCTCTTTAACATAATTTCTAAAACTGTCTATAAATCCTAAATTTAAAAAATCACTCATCCATTTTCTTTCTTCTGGTAAAAAACCGGAAATTTTTCTATTTCGTATAGGATCATGAATATCTATTTCATGATGACAGATATTATAATCTCCACAAATGACAAGATTTTTTAATTTTTTTTGAATTTTTTTTATGTAAGAAAAAAAATTATCCATGAAATAGAATTTAAAATTTAATCTGTTTATTAGATGTTTTCCAGAAGGAATATAAAGACTTATCACTGATATTTTTTTTAAGTCAATACGTAGAACTCTACCTTCTGTATCAATGGATTCTATTCCTATTCCATATTCTATGTGATGAGGTTTTTCTTTGCATAAAATGCCTACTCCACTATATCCTTTTCTTTTCGTTGAAGGAAACCAATAATGATAATAACCAAGATAATCAAATAAACTTGTTTTAATTTGTTCTTTAGATGCCTTTATTTCTTGTAAACATAGAACATCTGGTTGAGAAGATTTAATCCAATGGAGCAATCCTTTATTTATTCCAGATCTAATTCCATTAATATTATAACTAATAATTTTCATAGGAAAAAAGAAATATTTTATTAATAATAATTAAAAGTAATCATCTAAATCATTAGAGTTTCAAAAAGGTTAAAGAATATTCAAAATAGTTTTTTATATTTGCTGTAATGCATTAAATCTAAATCTATAAAGATTACTAAAATAAAAAGCTTACAAAAAGTAAGCTTTTATTATTTTTTATATGGATAAACTTAAAATAGCTATTCAAAAATCAGGTCGTCTTTATGAAGACTCCATAAAGTTGCTTAAAGATTGCAGCATTGAGATTAATATTGGGATAGATAAATTGAAGACAACAGCTCTTAATTTTCCGTTGGAAATCCTTTTCCTACGAGATGATGATATTCCTCAATATTTAGAAGATGGAGTAGCGGATATAGGAATTGTAGGAAAAAATGTTCTTTTAGAGAAAAGAAAAAAAATACAAATCAAAGAAACTTTGGGGTTTGGAAAATGTCGTCTTTCCATAGCAGTTCCTAAATCTTTGATATATAGAGATACAAATGATTTAAACGGAAAAAAAATTGCAACTAGTTATCCTTTTTTAGTTAGAGAATTTTTCGAAAAAAAATATATAAAAGCGGAAATTCACGAAATATCTGGAGCAGTGGAAATTGCTCCTGGAATAGGATTAGCAGATTGTATTTGTGATTTAGTGAGTAGTGGGTCTACACTTTTTATGAATGGATTAAAAGAAGTAGAAACCATCCTTCAATCTGAAGCTGTTTTAGCCTCTCATCTTCATTTGGGGTCCCCACAAAATATTATCATGGATAAACTTCTATTTAGAATACGAGCTGTAAAAAAAGCTAAAAATAATAAATATATTCTTTTAAATGTCCCTAATGAACGATTAGAAAAAATAATATCTTATCTTCCAGGAATCAAAAGTCCAGCCATTCTTCCATTAGCAAATTCAGAATGTAGTTCTGTCCATTCTGTGGTAAATGAAAATGATTTTTGGGGAATTGTAGAAAATTTAAAAGCGCTTGGGGCACAAGATATATTAGTACTTCCCATAGAAAAAATTATACTTTAACAGATATTATTTATGGACATTCAAGTGTATATACATCCTCCATTTAAAACATGGAAATCTATTATAAAAAGATCTATACGAGATGTTTCTAGATTGAGTGATTTAGTTTTGCCTATTATAAATAATGTGAAACTATACGGGGATCTAGCTTTAAAAAGCTATACAAAAAAATATGATCATGTGAATTTAAAACATATTCAAATTTCTGAGGAAGAAATAAATGAATCCAGTAAAAACATTTCAGATTGTTTGAAAAAATCTATTGAAGTCGCACATGAAAACATCCAATCTTTTCATAAACCACAAATACAGAAAGAATCAAAAATAGAAGTCTCTCCAGGAGTTATTTGTTGGAGAAAATCTGTTCCTATAGAAAAAGTAGGTTTATATATCCCTGGAGGTTCTTCCCCTTTATTATCTACTGTATTAATGTTAGGAATTCCTAGTAATTTAGCTGGATGCGAAGATATTATTTTGTGCTCTCCTCCAAATAAAAATGGAAAAATACATCCATCCATTTTATATACAGCTAAGTATATAGGAATAAAACGAATTTATAAAATAGGAGGAGCTCAAGCTATTGCTGCTATGGCTTATGGAACTGAAAGTGTTTCTTCTGTTTACAAAATATTTGGTCCAGGAAATTCTTATGTTACACTAGCTAAACAAATTGTAGCACAAAAAAGAATAGTTTCTATAGATATGCCTGCTGGACCTTCAGAAGTTGTTATTTTAGCAGATGAAACAGCCAATCCAGAATATGTTGCTTCTGATTTAATTTCTCAATCAGAGCATGATCCAGAAAGTTACATTCTTTTAATTACCATAAGTATATCCTGGATGGAAAAAATAAAAAAAGAATTAAAAAAACAATTAACTAGTTTTTCCACTAGACAAAATATTATGAAAAAATCTTTGGAAAGGAGCAAAATGATTGTTCTTTCTTCTTTGGAAGAAAGCATTCATTTGATCAATCAAGTGGCTCCAGAACATTTAATCATTAATTGTCATAATGCTTCTTATTGGGGAGATAAAATAAAAAATGCTGGATCTGTATTTCTGGGAAATTATTCTCCAGTCAGTGTGGGAGATTATGCTTCTGGAACAAATCATGTGCTTCCTACTTATGGGTACGCAAAATCTTATAGTGGAGTATCTGTAGATAGTTTTATAAAAAAAATAACTTTTCAAAAAATTACCAAAAAAGGATTACGAGGTTTATCAAAATGTGTTGGTGAACTATCTTTAACAGAAGGTTTAATAGCACATAAAAAATCCATTGATATTCGATTGAAAAATGAATGAAAATGCATCATGACTAGTAAAAATTTTGATTTAAAATCTTTAATTAGGGAAAATATTCTGAATGTAGATCCTTACTTATCTGCTAGAGAAGAATACAATCAAGGAAAAAATTCCATTTTTTTAGATGCTAATGAAAATTCTTTTGGAGCTCCTTTATCTTTTTCTAATTCATATAATAGATATCCAGATCCATTACAGAAAGAATTAAAAAGGAAAATATCAGAGGTTAAAAATATTCCTTCATCTAAAATTTTTTTGGGAAATGGAAGTGATGAAATTATTGATTTAGTTTATCGTATCTTTTCTCGTCCAAAAATAGATCATTCTATCATTTTTCCTCCTACTTATGGTATGTATGAAGTAAGTGGAAAAATTCATGGAGTAGATGTAGTGAAAGTTTTTTTAACTGAAGAGGAATATCAATTAAATTTGAAACAAATAGAAGATAAAATTAATCAATATAGCAAAATAATTTTTATTTGTTCTCCGAATAATCCTACTGGAAATGATTTGAAAAAACAAGATATTCAAAGAATTATAAATAAATTTACAGGAATCGTCGTTTTGGATGAAGCTTATATAGATTTTTCAGATCAAGAATCTTTTTCTCTAGAAATAGATAAATATCCGAATTTAATCGTTTTGCAAACGCTTTCTAAATCTTGGGGATTAGCTGGATTGAGAATAGGAATAGCTATTACTTCTGAAAAGATCATTCAATGGATGAATAAAATTAAATATCCCTATAATATCAGTAAAATTTCTCAAAAAATAGCTATTCAGGCACTTGATAATAAAGATCTATTTTTTTACTATTTAAAAAGCATTCTTTCAGAAAGAAAATATATGGAGGAGTCTCTAAATAAAATTTCCATTATACAAAAAGTTTATCCTAGTTCTTCCAATTTTTTACTAGTTAAAGTTCCTTTTTCATCAAAAAACCTTTATAAATATTTGATAGAAAAAAATATTGTAGTTAGGGATCGTTCAAAAATTATTTTTTGTAATGAATGTTTAAGAATAACAATAGGAACTCATGAAGAAAATGAATATTTGATAGATAAAATCAAAGAATACTCTGAAAATTTCGTTTAAATGTTTCAACATATTGGGATAAAAAAAGGATAATGAAAAGAATATTATTTATTGATAGAGATGGAACCATCATTCAAGAAGCCCCGCCTACTTATCAAATTGATTCTCTTGAAAAGGTGAATTTTTATCCAAGGGTTCTATTTTTTTTAACTAAAATAGCTCATGAATTAAATTATGATTTTGTGATGGTTACCAATCAAGATGGATTAGGAACGGATAAGTTTCCTGAAAAAAATTTTTGGCCTATACATAATCATATTCTAAAAATATTAAAAACGGAAGGAATTCATTTTTCTTCTGTTCATATAGATAGAACTTTTCCAGAAGAAAATTCTCCTACAAGAAAACCTGGAATAGGAATGTTGACTTCTTATTTTCATTCTGGTTACAATCTTGAAAAATCTTTTGTGATTGGAGATAGATTAACTGATGTTTTGTTAGCTAAAAATTTGGGATGTAAATCTATATGGATCAATCCTAATATTCTTATGGAAGAAAAAAACTTATCTATAGAAAAAAAATCCTTAAAAAAGATCATTGCGTTAGAAACTGATAGTTGGGAAAGGATTTATGAATATTTAAAGTCTACTAAAAGAATTTTTAAACATAAACGAAAAACATTAGAAACAGACGTAAAAATAACTATTCAACTTTATGGAGAAGGAAAAGCGAAAATACAAACAGGATTAGGTTTTTTAGATCATCTTTTAGAACAAATGGCCTTCCATAGTCTTATGGATTTAAATATTCATACAATAGGAGATCTTGAGGTAGATGAACATCATACCATTGAAGATACAGCAATTACTTTAGGAGAAATTTTTTATCAATCTATTATAGATAAACGAGGAATAGAACGTTATGGTTTTTTTTCTCTTCCTATGGATGACTGTTTGGCTACAGTTGCATTAGATCTTGGAGGTAGAAGTCAATTAACTTGGAAGGCAAAATTTATTAGAGAAAAAATAGGGAAAGTTCCTACGGAGATGTTTATTCATTTCTTTAAATCTTTTTCCTATTCTGCAAGATGTAATCTTTATGTTCACGCTATTGGAAAAAACGATCATCATAAAATAGAATCCATTTTTAAAGCTTTTGCTAAAGCTATTAAAATGGCGATAAAAAAAAATAGAACCAATAAGCTGCCTAGTTCTAAAGGAATGTTGTAAAAATTTTTTAATGAAAAAATTATGAAAACAATTATTGTAAAATATCCTGCTGGAAATGTACAATCTGTTCTTTTTTCTTTGGAAAGAATAGGAGTAGAAGCTATTGTTACCGATTCAAAAAAATCTATTCAAAATGCGGAAAGAATCATTCTACCTGGAGTAGGAGAAGCTAATTTTGCTATGAAATACTTGAGAGAAAAAAAATTAGATATTCTTCTATCTAAATTAGAACAACCTGTACTAGGAATATGTCTGGGAATGCAATTACTTTGCAAGTATTCAGAAGAAAGTAACACAACCTGCATGGGGATTTTTGATTTGTTTGTTAAAAAATTTCATTCAGAAGATAAAAATGATAAAATTCCTCAAATTGGTTGGAATACCATTTACAAGCTAAAAGGACCTTTATTTGAAAATATTCCAGATGGAAGTTATCAATATTTTGTTCATAGTTATTATGCTCCTTTGGGAAAGGAGACCGTAGCTGAAACAGATTATATCATTCCGTATAGTTCTGCAATACAAAAAAAACTTTACGCCGTCCAATTTCATCCAGAGAAATCTTCTTATATAGGACATAAAATATTGGAAAATTTTATTCGATTATTATAATATAAATTACTCATATAATGCAGATTATAGCAGCTATAGATCTTATTGATGGAAAATGTGTTCGTTTGATACAGGGAGACTATAAAAGAAAAAAAATTTATAATAAAGATCCGTTAGATGTTGCTTTTTTACTAGAAGATCATGGAATATCTAGATTACATCTAGTGGATTTAGATGGGGCAAAAAAGGGAAAAGTTATTCATTGGAAAGTTTTGGAAAAAATAGCAAAATTCACACATTTAATTATTGATTTTGGAGGGGGGATTCATACTGATGAAGATGTACGAATTGTATTTGAGAATGGAGGTTGCATGGCCACAGTTGGGAGTATTGCGGTAAAAGATCCATTTCTTTTTAAGAAATGGATCCATATTTATGGAAATGAAAAAATCCTTCTTGGAGTGGATGTTAGAGACAATAAAATAGCTGTGAATGGATGGACTAAATTGTATGAAATTCCTTTTTGGGATTTCTTAAAAGAAAAAAAAAGTCATGGGGTGAGAAAAATTTTTTGTACGGACATATATAAAGATGGGAACCTTTCCGGTCCTTCTTTTTCTTTATATGAGGAAATTCTTCAAAGATTTCCCGATATTGAATTTATTGCAAGTGGAGGAGTAAGGAATATAGAGGATCTAAAAAAATTAGACGATTTAGGCTGTCATGGAGTTATTATCGGAAAGGCAATATATGAAAATAAGATATCGTTGTCAGATCTTATAGATTGGAAGGAAGATAAATAAAATTATTTATGTTAGTTAAGCGTATTATACCTTGTTTAGATATAAAAAATGGGAGAACTGTAAAAGGAGTGAAATTTCAACATCTAAAAGATGCTGGAGATCCCATAAAATTGGGTAGTTGGTACACGCAACAAGGTGCTGATGAATTAATTTTCTTGGATATCACAGCAACAAATGAAAGACGTAAGACTTTCTCAAGTTTAGTTAGAGAAATCTCTCGTCATATAAATATTCCTTTTACAGTAGGAGGAGGAATAGAGGAAGAAAAAGACGTTGAATTATTATTAAATGCAGGGGCTGATAAGATATCTATTAATACTGCAGCTTTTAAAAAGCCAAAAATTTTAGAAATTCTTTCCAGAAGATTTGGAAGTCAATGTATAGTTTTAGCAATTGATGCAAAATATGAAGAAAATGAATGGAGGGTCTATTTAAACGGAGGAAGAGTTTCTACCAGGAAAAAAGCTTTAGATTGGGCTAAAGAAGGAGCTGATATGGGTGCTGGAGAGATCTTATTAACCTCTATGAATCATGACGGGACAAAAAACGGATTTGCTTTAGATATCACTAAAAAAATTTCTGAAAAACTTTCTATACCTATTATAGCCTCAGGTGGTGCTGGGAAATTAGAAGATTTTTATCAAGTATTTAAAAGTGGAAAAGCGGATGCTGCTCTAGCCGCCAGTATTTTTCATTATAAAGAAATAGAAATTTCTGAGTTAAAATGTTATTTAAATTATCATAATATTCCCGTTAGAACTAACAAATAAATTAAAAAATGAAGGATGTTCCAATAAAACAAATAAATTTTAAAGACGATTTGATTCCTGTTATTATTCAAGATAACAAAACTAATAAAGTTTTAATGCTTGGTTATATGAATCAAGAGGCGTATAAAAAAAGTATTGAAGAAAAAAAAGTGACTTTTTATAGTAGGTCTAAAAAAAGACTGTGGACCAAAGGAGAAGTTAGTAAAAATTATCTTTTAATCAAAA
Protein-coding sequences here:
- a CDS encoding exodeoxyribonuclease III, whose amino-acid sequence is MKIISYNINGIRSGINKGLLHWIKSSQPDVLCLQEIKASKEQIKTSLFDYLGYYHYWFPSTKRKGYSGVGILCKEKPHHIEYGIGIESIDTEGRVLRIDLKKISVISLYIPSGKHLINRLNFKFYFMDNFFSYIKKIQKKLKNLVICGDYNICHHEIDIHDPIRNRKISGFLPEERKWMSDFLNLGFIDSFRNYVKEANHYSWWSYYSNAKKNNKGWRIDYAMVSRSLKNKMNKAYLLPEIPYSDHCPTVLEIEIN
- the hisG gene encoding ATP phosphoribosyltransferase, encoding MDKLKIAIQKSGRLYEDSIKLLKDCSIEINIGIDKLKTTALNFPLEILFLRDDDIPQYLEDGVADIGIVGKNVLLEKRKKIQIKETLGFGKCRLSIAVPKSLIYRDTNDLNGKKIATSYPFLVREFFEKKYIKAEIHEISGAVEIAPGIGLADCICDLVSSGSTLFMNGLKEVETILQSEAVLASHLHLGSPQNIIMDKLLFRIRAVKKAKNNKYILLNVPNERLEKIISYLPGIKSPAILPLANSECSSVHSVVNENDFWGIVENLKALGAQDILVLPIEKIIL
- the hisD gene encoding histidinol dehydrogenase, with amino-acid sequence MDIQVYIHPPFKTWKSIIKRSIRDVSRLSDLVLPIINNVKLYGDLALKSYTKKYDHVNLKHIQISEEEINESSKNISDCLKKSIEVAHENIQSFHKPQIQKESKIEVSPGVICWRKSVPIEKVGLYIPGGSSPLLSTVLMLGIPSNLAGCEDIILCSPPNKNGKIHPSILYTAKYIGIKRIYKIGGAQAIAAMAYGTESVSSVYKIFGPGNSYVTLAKQIVAQKRIVSIDMPAGPSEVVILADETANPEYVASDLISQSEHDPESYILLITISISWMEKIKKELKKQLTSFSTRQNIMKKSLERSKMIVLSSLEESIHLINQVAPEHLIINCHNASYWGDKIKNAGSVFLGNYSPVSVGDYASGTNHVLPTYGYAKSYSGVSVDSFIKKITFQKITKKGLRGLSKCVGELSLTEGLIAHKKSIDIRLKNE
- the hisC gene encoding histidinol-phosphate transaminase, which gives rise to MTSKNFDLKSLIRENILNVDPYLSAREEYNQGKNSIFLDANENSFGAPLSFSNSYNRYPDPLQKELKRKISEVKNIPSSKIFLGNGSDEIIDLVYRIFSRPKIDHSIIFPPTYGMYEVSGKIHGVDVVKVFLTEEEYQLNLKQIEDKINQYSKIIFICSPNNPTGNDLKKQDIQRIINKFTGIVVLDEAYIDFSDQESFSLEIDKYPNLIVLQTLSKSWGLAGLRIGIAITSEKIIQWMNKIKYPYNISKISQKIAIQALDNKDLFFYYLKSILSERKYMEESLNKISIIQKVYPSSSNFLLVKVPFSSKNLYKYLIEKNIVVRDRSKIIFCNECLRITIGTHEENEYLIDKIKEYSENFV
- the hisB gene encoding bifunctional histidinol-phosphatase/imidazoleglycerol-phosphate dehydratase HisB, translated to MKRILFIDRDGTIIQEAPPTYQIDSLEKVNFYPRVLFFLTKIAHELNYDFVMVTNQDGLGTDKFPEKNFWPIHNHILKILKTEGIHFSSVHIDRTFPEENSPTRKPGIGMLTSYFHSGYNLEKSFVIGDRLTDVLLAKNLGCKSIWINPNILMEEKNLSIEKKSLKKIIALETDSWERIYEYLKSTKRIFKHKRKTLETDVKITIQLYGEGKAKIQTGLGFLDHLLEQMAFHSLMDLNIHTIGDLEVDEHHTIEDTAITLGEIFYQSIIDKRGIERYGFFSLPMDDCLATVALDLGGRSQLTWKAKFIREKIGKVPTEMFIHFFKSFSYSARCNLYVHAIGKNDHHKIESIFKAFAKAIKMAIKKNRTNKLPSSKGML
- the hisH gene encoding imidazole glycerol phosphate synthase subunit HisH; this translates as MKTIIVKYPAGNVQSVLFSLERIGVEAIVTDSKKSIQNAERIILPGVGEANFAMKYLREKKLDILLSKLEQPVLGICLGMQLLCKYSEESNTTCMGIFDLFVKKFHSEDKNDKIPQIGWNTIYKLKGPLFENIPDGSYQYFVHSYYAPLGKETVAETDYIIPYSSAIQKKLYAVQFHPEKSSYIGHKILENFIRLL
- the hisA gene encoding 1-(5-phosphoribosyl)-5-[(5-phosphoribosylamino)methylideneamino]imidazole-4-carboxamide isomerase — encoded protein: MQIIAAIDLIDGKCVRLIQGDYKRKKIYNKDPLDVAFLLEDHGISRLHLVDLDGAKKGKVIHWKVLEKIAKFTHLIIDFGGGIHTDEDVRIVFENGGCMATVGSIAVKDPFLFKKWIHIYGNEKILLGVDVRDNKIAVNGWTKLYEIPFWDFLKEKKSHGVRKIFCTDIYKDGNLSGPSFSLYEEILQRFPDIEFIASGGVRNIEDLKKLDDLGCHGVIIGKAIYENKISLSDLIDWKEDK
- the hisF gene encoding imidazole glycerol phosphate synthase subunit HisF — its product is MLVKRIIPCLDIKNGRTVKGVKFQHLKDAGDPIKLGSWYTQQGADELIFLDITATNERRKTFSSLVREISRHINIPFTVGGGIEEEKDVELLLNAGADKISINTAAFKKPKILEILSRRFGSQCIVLAIDAKYEENEWRVYLNGGRVSTRKKALDWAKEGADMGAGEILLTSMNHDGTKNGFALDITKKISEKLSIPIIASGGAGKLEDFYQVFKSGKADAALAASIFHYKEIEISELKCYLNYHNIPVRTNK